The following are encoded in a window of Halorarum salinum genomic DNA:
- a CDS encoding DUF7322 domain-containing protein: MLDEDDEGDLPFGEVDPEERWGNPEEDLVDVPEVEPPTVRNPADDLPDATEVDSEIQSAFWGAVVYANVALFGVSLGLMLVGFRGQWQWGGAAVLVGVLAAFRTYQTYRAFKNRDRGEDPGEPSGVDPDDRP, encoded by the coding sequence GTGCTCGACGAGGATGACGAGGGCGACCTCCCGTTCGGCGAGGTGGACCCGGAGGAGCGCTGGGGGAACCCCGAGGAGGACCTCGTCGACGTCCCCGAGGTCGAACCGCCGACGGTCAGGAACCCCGCGGACGACCTCCCGGACGCGACGGAGGTCGACTCCGAGATCCAGTCTGCGTTCTGGGGCGCGGTGGTGTACGCCAACGTCGCCCTTTTCGGCGTGTCGCTCGGCCTCATGCTCGTCGGCTTCCGCGGACAGTGGCAGTGGGGCGGCGCGGCCGTCCTCGTCGGCGTCCTCGCCGCGTTCCGGACGTACCAGACGTACCGGGCGTTCAAGAACCGCGACCGGGGGGAGGACCCGGGGGAGCCGTCCGGGGTCGACCCCGACGACCGACCCTGA
- the rad50 gene encoding DNA double-strand break repair ATPase Rad50, giving the protein MRFDSVRLRNFKPYADTDLRLNEGVTVIHGLNGSGKSSLLEACFFALYGSKGLDGTLEDVMTNGAEETEVELGFAHEGESYRIRRELKRYGDQIQTTTCTLESADGELTRDGATEVRAFVADLLRMDAEAFVNCAYVRQGEVNKLINATPGGRQDMIDDLLQLGKLEEYRERAADARLGVEDVLSEKRGALSTVAEQLEEKEGKDLHDRLNGLRSDLKELDANVEHYEEQREQAETTREDARDVLDRYEERRSELEELEDRIDELESAIREGESEREELAGSIAETRDRLSELRTELDERLADTELDGPSGEAVEARRAELDDREAELREDRDEARNEATAFENQSENLASSAEECAERADESRERAAELDDDVEAARETLADREGSLADLDDERGELEATFVEAPVDVGEADSHRDELRGDLETLQEEITGTTAALSTARASVEEAESLLEEGKCPECGQPVDGSPHVDTLEEDRERVADLESELADLREREDELEDGLARAEELVDAESRLGELESTRRLLDDGIEEKRAEIEEKRERVESLREEAAELEAEAADERDVAERKAKEARAARERAAEIDADLADVDEARDRLDAVESTRGAIADAEDGIERLEEKRADLADRNDERREFLSEKRERRDELRDAFDDERVENARQRVENAEEYIEQVSETLAKLADRRDELVGAIDSTNTELEQLEELRDRHDELADRVDSLESVHEESEELEAMYGDLRAELRRRNVESLERMLNETFDLVYANDAYSHIELDGEYALTVFQKDGEPLDPEQLSGGERALFNLSLRCAIYRLLAEGIEGAAPTPPLILDEPTVFLDSGHVSRLVDLVDEMRGFGVRQILIVSHDDELVGAADDLVRVEKNPTTNRSTVERTNAATLADVDATADD; this is encoded by the coding sequence GTGAGGTTCGACAGCGTGCGCCTGCGGAACTTCAAGCCGTACGCCGACACCGACCTCCGGCTGAACGAGGGCGTCACGGTCATCCACGGCCTGAACGGGAGCGGGAAGTCCTCGCTGCTTGAGGCGTGCTTCTTCGCGCTCTACGGCTCGAAGGGGCTCGACGGCACGCTGGAGGACGTGATGACGAACGGGGCCGAGGAGACCGAAGTGGAACTCGGGTTCGCCCACGAGGGCGAGTCGTACCGCATCCGCCGCGAACTGAAGCGGTACGGCGACCAGATACAGACGACGACGTGCACGCTCGAGTCGGCGGACGGCGAGCTGACCCGGGACGGCGCGACGGAGGTCCGTGCGTTCGTCGCCGACCTCCTCAGGATGGACGCGGAGGCGTTCGTCAACTGCGCGTACGTGAGACAGGGGGAGGTGAACAAGCTCATCAACGCGACCCCGGGCGGCCGGCAGGACATGATCGACGACCTCCTCCAGCTCGGGAAACTGGAGGAGTACCGCGAGCGTGCCGCGGACGCGCGCTTGGGCGTCGAGGACGTGCTCTCCGAGAAGCGGGGCGCGCTCTCGACGGTCGCGGAACAGCTCGAGGAGAAGGAAGGGAAGGACCTCCACGACCGCCTGAACGGGCTCCGGTCGGACCTAAAGGAGCTGGACGCGAACGTCGAGCACTACGAGGAACAGCGCGAGCAGGCCGAGACGACCCGGGAGGACGCGCGCGACGTGCTCGACCGGTACGAGGAGCGGCGGTCGGAGCTGGAGGAGCTCGAGGACCGCATCGACGAGCTCGAGTCCGCCATCAGGGAGGGCGAATCGGAGCGGGAGGAGCTCGCCGGTTCGATCGCCGAGACCCGCGACCGGCTCTCGGAGCTCAGGACGGAACTGGACGAACGGCTCGCCGACACGGAGCTCGACGGACCGAGCGGCGAGGCGGTCGAGGCCCGCCGGGCGGAGCTCGACGACCGGGAAGCGGAACTGCGCGAGGACCGCGACGAGGCCCGGAACGAGGCCACCGCGTTCGAGAACCAGTCCGAGAACCTCGCCTCGAGCGCCGAGGAGTGCGCCGAGCGCGCCGACGAGAGCCGGGAGCGTGCCGCGGAACTCGATGACGACGTGGAGGCGGCGCGCGAGACGCTCGCCGACCGCGAGGGGTCGCTCGCGGACCTCGACGACGAGCGCGGGGAACTGGAGGCGACGTTCGTGGAGGCCCCCGTCGACGTCGGGGAGGCCGACTCCCATCGGGACGAGCTCCGCGGCGACCTCGAGACGCTCCAGGAGGAGATCACCGGGACGACGGCGGCGCTCTCGACGGCGCGGGCGAGCGTCGAGGAGGCGGAATCCCTCCTCGAGGAGGGGAAGTGTCCCGAGTGCGGCCAGCCCGTCGACGGGTCGCCGCACGTCGACACGCTGGAGGAAGACCGGGAGCGAGTGGCCGACCTCGAATCCGAACTGGCGGACCTCCGGGAGCGCGAGGACGAACTCGAGGACGGGCTCGCGCGTGCCGAGGAACTCGTCGACGCGGAGAGCCGGCTCGGCGAACTGGAGAGCACCCGACGCCTCCTGGACGACGGCATCGAGGAGAAGCGGGCCGAGATCGAGGAGAAGCGCGAGCGCGTCGAGTCGCTCCGCGAGGAGGCCGCCGAACTCGAGGCGGAGGCCGCCGACGAGCGCGACGTCGCCGAACGGAAGGCCAAGGAGGCCCGGGCGGCCCGGGAACGGGCCGCGGAGATCGACGCGGACCTCGCGGACGTCGACGAGGCCCGCGATCGGCTCGACGCGGTCGAATCGACCCGCGGGGCGATCGCCGACGCCGAGGACGGGATCGAACGGCTGGAGGAGAAGCGCGCGGACCTCGCCGACCGCAACGACGAGCGACGGGAGTTCCTCTCGGAGAAGCGCGAGCGGCGGGACGAACTTCGCGACGCGTTCGACGACGAACGGGTCGAGAACGCACGCCAGCGGGTCGAGAACGCCGAGGAGTACATCGAGCAGGTGTCGGAGACCCTCGCGAAGCTCGCCGACCGGCGCGACGAACTCGTCGGCGCCATCGACAGCACGAACACGGAGCTCGAACAGCTCGAGGAACTCCGCGACCGGCACGACGAACTCGCCGACCGCGTCGATTCCCTGGAGTCGGTCCACGAGGAGTCCGAGGAGCTCGAGGCGATGTACGGCGACCTCCGGGCCGAACTCCGCCGCCGCAACGTCGAGAGCCTGGAGCGGATGCTCAACGAGACGTTCGACCTGGTGTACGCCAACGACGCGTACTCCCACATCGAACTCGACGGCGAGTACGCACTCACCGTGTTCCAGAAGGACGGGGAGCCGCTCGATCCCGAACAGCTCTCGGGCGGCGAACGGGCGCTGTTCAACCTCTCGCTCCGGTGTGCCATCTACCGCCTGCTCGCGGAGGGGATCGAGGGCGCGGCGCCGACCCCGCCGCTCATCCTGGACGAGCCCACGGTGTTTCTCGACTCCGGACACGTCTCCCGGCTGGTCGACCTCGTCGACGAGATGCGCGGCTTCGGCGTCCGACAGATCCTCATCGTGAGCCACGACGACGAACTCGTCGGCGCCGCCGACGACCTCGTGCGCGTGGAGAAGAACCCGACGACGAACCGCTCGACGGTCGAGCGGACGAACGCGGCCACGCTCGCGGACGTCGACGCCACCGCCGACGACTGA
- a CDS encoding DUF7346 family protein: MQSVRDGDGNRYVLLKRSAESSRVRDPGTGEERYLPNDELTPDEASPLAVVAGGLPAAVRRAVLACPDDRALGLLVELVDRGPTSVRTLLDAYDLCESDLHGLLAEFRAAGLIVETTVAGERGYEPTADAREAVGRLRD; encoded by the coding sequence GTGCAGTCAGTCCGCGACGGGGACGGGAACCGGTACGTCCTGCTCAAGCGGTCCGCGGAGTCCAGCCGCGTGCGCGATCCGGGGACCGGCGAGGAGCGCTACCTCCCGAACGACGAACTGACCCCCGACGAGGCGTCGCCGCTCGCGGTCGTCGCGGGCGGACTCCCGGCGGCCGTCCGCCGCGCCGTGCTCGCCTGCCCGGACGACCGCGCGCTCGGCCTGCTCGTGGAACTGGTGGACCGTGGACCGACGTCGGTCAGGACCCTCCTGGACGCGTACGACCTCTGCGAGTCGGACCTCCACGGCCTGCTGGCGGAGTTCCGCGCGGCCGGCCTGATCGTCGAGACGACGGTCGCCGGCGAGCGGGGGTACGAGCCGACGGCGGACGCCCGCGAGGCCGTCGGCCGCCTCCGCGACTGA